The following are encoded together in the Aliidongia dinghuensis genome:
- a CDS encoding cyanophycinase — MIGPVVRRSFIQAMIFASRPAAQRCALGLLAIAALLATGPAPGRTMPPWPGTLLLVGGGDLPASIAARFVRLAGGRDRRFVYIPTAAPDKEIDPAALEHAFRTTFGVDRVTILHTRDRRIADSADFARTIDQADAVWFGGGRQWRIADAYLGTRTEAALRGLLERGGVVGGTSAGASILASFLVRGAPEGNWIIDAPGHEQGFALLPKAAVDQHVDRYHRENDIAPIIRAHPGILGIGLDEATGLFVAHGVASVVGAGRVILHDGTMTCGTPYVVLRAGARFRIGAPLTAPCSAD, encoded by the coding sequence GTGATCGGTCCCGTGGTGCGGCGCTCTTTCATCCAAGCGATGATCTTCGCGTCTCGACCTGCCGCCCAACGTTGCGCACTGGGCTTGCTCGCGATCGCGGCGCTGTTGGCCACCGGGCCGGCGCCCGGGCGAACGATGCCGCCCTGGCCGGGGACGCTTCTGCTGGTCGGGGGCGGCGATCTTCCGGCGAGCATCGCCGCCCGCTTCGTTCGCCTGGCCGGCGGACGGGATCGACGATTTGTCTATATTCCGACAGCGGCGCCGGACAAGGAGATCGACCCTGCCGCGCTCGAGCACGCGTTCCGCACGACCTTCGGGGTCGACCGCGTCACGATTCTGCACACGCGTGACCGGCGTATTGCCGACAGCGCAGATTTCGCGAGGACGATCGACCAGGCCGACGCCGTCTGGTTCGGCGGCGGTCGTCAGTGGCGCATCGCCGATGCCTATCTCGGCACACGGACCGAGGCGGCGCTGCGCGGTCTCTTGGAGCGAGGCGGGGTGGTCGGCGGCACCTCGGCAGGTGCCAGCATTCTGGCATCCTTTCTCGTCCGCGGTGCACCGGAAGGAAACTGGATCATCGACGCTCCCGGACACGAGCAGGGGTTCGCCCTGCTGCCCAAGGCGGCCGTCGATCAGCATGTCGATCGGTACCACCGGGAGAACGATATCGCTCCCATCATCCGCGCCCATCCCGGGATCCTTGGCATCGGCCTCGACGAGGCAACCGGGCTCTTCGTCGCCCATGGCGTAGCGTCCGTAGTCGGTGCGGGCCGGGTCATCCTGCACGATGGCACGATGACCTGCGGAACGCCCTATGTCGTGCTCCGGGCGGGCGCTCGATTCAGGATCGGCGCGCCGCTCACAGCGCCGTGTTCGGCCGATTGA
- a CDS encoding methyl-accepting chemotaxis protein, with the protein MPAAQQSLAMAMEFNGSLATLYRYLLTRDPASKHVLDAQWSKIVEAGTALDTVVGALAPAERPRWKALMGEFDAIYKAEHSLVGAVEAPNAETSRLADGIKDTQGRVEHILDTLIGRADGNGFRSGGIADMAGHQIDADGDDITAGLGWLVRAQEALLVAALALAGAISFLTQRSITRPIGTLTNALNRMAIGDLTIVVPEVDRTDETGRIARAVEVLRAAAVERNELEAAQAAERASREQRQIQVDAEITAFDGEIAGVFHHLSESADALREAAGGLEARAEATARQAGIVTTSARAASGNVEAVAAAAEKLTASVGEIGRQVAVSTEISQLAVREAARGSGVVEGLSAAAGSIGEIVALIDEIAAKTNLLALNATIEAARAGESGKGFAVVANEVKSLASQTGRATQDITRQITTIRDATGEAVAIIADIGNIIGRINQSSTAIAEAVDQQGAATKDIARNVQSAAAGAGAVSQAIGEVTQETERTRVVSTDVRRTADDLAARAATLRQRVDGFLSGIRAA; encoded by the coding sequence TTGCCGGCCGCCCAGCAAAGCCTCGCCATGGCAATGGAGTTCAACGGGTCGCTCGCGACGCTTTATCGCTACCTCCTGACGAGAGATCCGGCTTCGAAGCATGTGCTGGATGCCCAATGGTCCAAGATCGTCGAAGCCGGCACCGCGCTCGACACTGTCGTCGGCGCCCTTGCACCGGCGGAGCGGCCGCGATGGAAAGCGCTCATGGGCGAATTCGACGCGATCTACAAAGCAGAGCACAGCTTGGTCGGCGCCGTCGAAGCCCCGAACGCCGAGACCTCCCGGTTGGCGGACGGCATCAAAGACACTCAAGGGCGCGTCGAGCACATTCTCGATACGCTGATCGGTCGGGCCGACGGCAATGGGTTCCGGTCCGGCGGCATTGCGGACATGGCTGGCCATCAAATCGATGCCGACGGCGACGACATTACGGCAGGACTGGGCTGGCTCGTCAGGGCGCAAGAGGCGCTGCTCGTCGCGGCACTCGCGTTGGCAGGCGCGATCTCGTTTCTGACGCAACGGTCGATCACTCGTCCGATCGGGACCCTCACTAACGCGCTCAACCGCATGGCCATCGGCGATCTCACCATCGTCGTACCCGAGGTTGACCGCACCGACGAGACCGGTCGGATCGCGCGCGCCGTCGAGGTCCTGCGCGCGGCGGCCGTCGAGCGCAACGAGCTCGAGGCTGCGCAGGCGGCCGAACGAGCGAGCCGCGAACAGCGTCAGATCCAGGTCGACGCTGAAATCACGGCGTTCGACGGCGAGATCGCCGGTGTGTTTCACCATCTGTCGGAGAGTGCTGATGCCCTCCGCGAGGCGGCCGGCGGCCTCGAGGCAAGGGCGGAAGCGACCGCCCGGCAAGCCGGCATCGTCACGACCTCGGCGCGTGCGGCGAGCGGCAATGTCGAGGCGGTCGCAGCGGCGGCGGAGAAGCTCACCGCCTCAGTCGGCGAGATTGGCCGTCAGGTGGCCGTGTCGACCGAGATCTCCCAGCTTGCGGTGCGGGAGGCCGCGCGCGGCAGCGGCGTCGTCGAGGGTCTTTCCGCGGCCGCGGGGTCGATCGGCGAGATCGTGGCGCTTATCGACGAAATCGCAGCCAAGACGAACCTGCTGGCACTGAATGCGACGATTGAGGCCGCCCGCGCCGGAGAGAGCGGCAAAGGCTTCGCCGTCGTCGCGAACGAGGTGAAATCGCTCGCGAGCCAGACCGGGCGGGCGACACAGGACATTACCCGGCAGATCACCACGATCCGGGATGCCACCGGCGAGGCGGTGGCAATCATCGCGGATATCGGCAACATCATTGGGCGCATCAACCAGTCGAGCACGGCCATCGCCGAGGCGGTCGACCAGCAAGGGGCGGCGACGAAGGATATTGCGCGTAACGTCCAGTCGGCAGCGGCCGGTGCCGGCGCTGTCTCGCAAGCGATCGGAGAAGTGACGCAAGAGACCGAGCGGACGAGGGTGGTCTCGACCGACGTGCGTCGAACGGCAGATGACCTGGCCGCGCGGGCCGCGACCCTTCGGCAGAGAGTTGACGGATTCCTGTCTGGGATTCGCGCTGCTTGA
- a CDS encoding MarR family winged helix-turn-helix transcriptional regulator: MLMGMDDANESRSVRAAALATELRATVGKLKRRLREQASVGDLTPSQVSVLLRLEKGGAATASSLARAEGMRPQSMASVVAVLETAGLVSGAPDPNDGRQTLLSLTDACRKWAQEGRAARQDWLSRTIAARLTAQEQDDLAAAVELLKRLVDD; the protein is encoded by the coding sequence ATGCTCATGGGCATGGACGATGCAAATGAGTCCCGATCCGTGCGCGCCGCCGCTCTTGCGACCGAGCTCCGGGCCACGGTCGGCAAGCTGAAGCGGCGTCTGCGCGAACAGGCGTCCGTCGGGGATCTGACACCGTCGCAAGTGTCCGTGCTTCTGCGCCTCGAAAAGGGCGGCGCCGCCACGGCGTCGAGCCTCGCGCGGGCGGAGGGCATGCGCCCGCAGTCGATGGCCTCGGTCGTCGCCGTGCTGGAGACTGCCGGTCTTGTGAGCGGTGCACCGGACCCGAATGACGGGCGCCAGACCCTCCTTTCGCTGACGGACGCGTGTCGCAAATGGGCACAGGAGGGCCGTGCGGCGCGACAGGACTGGCTTTCCCGAACCATCGCGGCGCGGCTCACCGCACAGGAGCAGGACGATCTCGCCGCGGCCGTCGAACTGCTCAAGCGGCTCGTCGACGATTGA
- a CDS encoding MlaD family protein has protein sequence MKILRNTDEWVGLLVVASIVLFIAAALHAGLLSDWFRQTVELRIILPQTGSLGLSAGADVQLLGTRVGTVRRVVVDPDRMYAEAQLDAQATAFIKRDSTASIRKQFGVAGAAFLDISRGSGAPLDWRFAVIDAVAERDPTANIGAMVDDVKQKVFPILDDVGRAMHALADTAEGVAEGHGNVGRLMKDEALVDQLTETVANLKTATERLDATLAQVQGLVATTAAPAGVPALLHRADDALASLQKVTRDLAGATPQLPSISRNVAGSTANLPALLTQTQASMAELEKTLNQLRHTWPLSGSAGPEARRLPPGDVSP, from the coding sequence ATGAAGATCTTGCGCAATACGGACGAGTGGGTCGGCCTCCTGGTCGTGGCGAGTATCGTGCTGTTCATTGCGGCAGCCCTGCACGCCGGGCTGTTGAGCGACTGGTTCCGCCAGACCGTCGAGCTCAGGATCATCCTGCCGCAGACCGGCAGCCTCGGCCTCTCGGCCGGCGCCGACGTCCAGCTGCTGGGCACGCGCGTCGGCACGGTGCGCCGCGTCGTGGTCGACCCCGACCGCATGTATGCCGAGGCACAACTGGACGCGCAGGCGACGGCCTTCATCAAGCGCGACAGCACGGCGTCGATCCGCAAGCAATTCGGCGTGGCCGGCGCCGCCTTCCTCGACATCTCGCGCGGCAGCGGCGCGCCGCTGGACTGGCGCTTCGCGGTGATCGACGCGGTCGCCGAGCGCGACCCGACGGCGAATATCGGCGCCATGGTGGATGACGTGAAGCAGAAGGTCTTCCCCATCCTCGACGATGTCGGCCGCGCCATGCATGCGCTCGCCGACACGGCCGAGGGCGTCGCCGAGGGCCATGGGAACGTTGGAAGGCTGATGAAGGACGAGGCGCTTGTCGACCAGCTGACCGAGACGGTCGCCAATCTCAAGACCGCGACTGAGCGGCTGGACGCGACGCTCGCCCAGGTCCAGGGCCTGGTGGCCACGACCGCGGCCCCAGCCGGCGTGCCGGCCCTGCTGCATCGCGCCGATGACGCGCTCGCATCGCTGCAGAAGGTGACCCGGGATCTGGCGGGTGCCACGCCGCAGTTGCCCTCGATCAGCCGGAACGTCGCCGGCAGCACGGCCAATCTTCCGGCGCTCTTGACCCAGACCCAGGCGAGCATGGCGGAGCTCGAGAAGACGCTGAACCAGCTGCGCCACACCTGGCCGCTGTCCGGCTCGGCCGGACCTGAGGCGCGACGCCTGCCGCCGGGCGACGTCTCGCCATGA
- a CDS encoding P-loop NTPase family protein: MTAPPVLSIEAARGTGEHLPYAPLDLVLHEGDFALIESLGPRRGASFADLCCGLMTPASGRVRFVGRDWQTMPHEHAGALRGRIGRLFHLPLRPDTPDVASRILLARLHHTRLPEAEVRAEAAALALRFGLPGLPAGPARLLSAPDLLRAACVRAFLGRPRLVILELPLAAQHDDLLLALLAVGAEARGHGAAVIWLANASPALRSRTIRPTQRLRLGDAGLVPVRLPAAVA; the protein is encoded by the coding sequence ATGACCGCCCCGCCCGTGCTCTCGATCGAGGCGGCGCGCGGCACTGGCGAGCACCTGCCCTACGCCCCGCTCGATCTGGTGCTGCACGAGGGCGATTTCGCGCTGATCGAAAGCCTGGGCCCCCGGCGCGGCGCCAGCTTCGCCGATCTCTGCTGCGGGCTCATGACGCCGGCATCTGGGCGCGTGCGCTTCGTCGGCCGCGACTGGCAGACCATGCCGCACGAGCATGCCGGTGCGTTGCGCGGTCGTATCGGCCGGCTGTTCCACCTGCCGCTCCGGCCCGACACGCCCGATGTCGCGTCCCGGATCCTGCTGGCGCGGCTGCATCACACCCGTCTGCCCGAGGCCGAGGTCCGCGCGGAGGCCGCGGCTCTGGCCCTGCGCTTCGGCCTGCCCGGCCTGCCCGCGGGGCCGGCCCGACTGCTGTCGGCGCCTGACCTGCTGCGGGCCGCCTGCGTTCGCGCTTTCCTCGGCCGCCCGCGCCTGGTGATCCTGGAACTGCCGCTGGCGGCCCAGCATGACGATTTGCTTTTGGCCCTGCTGGCCGTCGGTGCCGAGGCGCGGGGCCACGGGGCCGCCGTGATCTGGCTGGCGAACGCGAGCCCGGCGCTCCGCAGCCGGACGATCCGACCGACCCAGCGCTTGCGGCTCGGCGACGCTGGTCTGGTGCCGGTGCGGCTGCCGGCAGCCGTCGCATGA